In the genome of Paenibacillus sp. FSL R5-0766, one region contains:
- a CDS encoding ABC transporter substrate-binding protein, with protein sequence MKTNKKLSVRALFAITLSVVMLMVTACSSQGASGGNEKDAEGNYKDNLTISVANLTEIKNGNLDNDFHKFWTDKFNVTWDYNYIDWDSWGEKLRLWINSGDLPDVAVWNYVHGDAINSIEQGLFYKFPDDWKERWPNVAAAYNLTGLGDKLEELTGGTYVLPRPIYFENKPADPLTNQIGVIALRKDWAEAVGFELKDAYTTTELNEYAALVKEKDPGKVGNKLVPLSYNAADAMTNMIMPNSVHAMTDSPFYKGEDGKFHWGPADPETLTGLKLMQKAYKDGLLNPEFYTWKNNEGQNNFKVTGTAAVTSLGGLASYRQGLDSDMKKNLGVDSDELVHTAIVVGDDGKYRNMEQANFWSALIFNPDISDEKFERIMDLIDYSATKEGQLLINMGFEGKDWKYDENNELVSLLPEGTVLEDKYPARFEGLYLLGDDFSVVNPAIKKDYRDRAVKLFEEKAKLGTEGKSLAPYDWDVNLYDSKAKSQASFDYQNEYANLILKSGDLEANWKEWVNSKMSLVQPYLDELNDKF encoded by the coding sequence ATGAAAACGAACAAAAAGTTGTCAGTAAGAGCTCTCTTTGCCATCACGCTTAGTGTAGTTATGCTGATGGTGACCGCTTGTTCCAGCCAAGGAGCTTCAGGTGGTAACGAAAAAGATGCAGAGGGAAATTACAAAGACAACCTGACCATCTCTGTAGCTAACCTGACAGAAATCAAAAACGGGAACCTGGATAATGACTTCCACAAGTTCTGGACAGACAAATTCAATGTAACTTGGGACTACAACTATATCGATTGGGATTCATGGGGCGAGAAGCTTCGTCTGTGGATCAACTCTGGTGACTTACCGGATGTAGCGGTATGGAACTACGTACATGGCGATGCCATTAACAGCATTGAACAAGGTTTGTTCTACAAATTCCCGGATGACTGGAAAGAACGCTGGCCTAACGTGGCAGCAGCTTACAATTTGACGGGTCTTGGAGACAAGTTGGAAGAATTGACGGGTGGAACATATGTCCTGCCTAGACCAATCTATTTCGAGAACAAACCAGCTGACCCACTCACGAACCAAATTGGTGTCATTGCGCTTCGTAAAGACTGGGCTGAAGCGGTTGGTTTTGAACTGAAAGATGCTTATACAACGACCGAATTGAACGAATATGCTGCGCTAGTGAAAGAAAAAGATCCAGGCAAAGTGGGTAACAAACTTGTACCTCTGTCCTACAATGCGGCAGATGCCATGACAAACATGATTATGCCAAACAGTGTGCATGCCATGACTGACTCTCCGTTCTACAAAGGTGAAGATGGTAAGTTCCACTGGGGACCAGCAGATCCTGAAACGCTGACAGGACTTAAATTGATGCAAAAAGCCTACAAAGATGGACTGCTCAATCCTGAGTTCTACACATGGAAAAACAATGAAGGTCAGAACAATTTCAAAGTAACAGGTACAGCTGCTGTAACAAGTCTGGGCGGACTGGCTTCGTACAGACAAGGTCTGGATTCCGATATGAAAAAAAATCTGGGTGTAGATAGTGATGAACTGGTACACACAGCAATCGTAGTAGGTGATGACGGTAAATACCGTAACATGGAGCAAGCCAACTTCTGGTCGGCATTGATCTTCAATCCAGACATTAGTGACGAGAAATTCGAACGGATCATGGATCTGATCGATTACTCCGCAACAAAAGAAGGACAGTTGCTCATCAACATGGGCTTTGAAGGAAAAGATTGGAAGTATGATGAAAACAACGAACTCGTTAGCTTGTTGCCAGAAGGAACGGTATTGGAAGATAAATATCCAGCACGTTTCGAAGGTCTGTATCTGCTCGGTGACGACTTCAGTGTTGTAAACCCTGCAATCAAAAAAGATTACCGTGATAGAGCCGTGAAATTGTTCGAAGAAAAAGCAAAACTTGGTACAGAAGGCAAATCGCTTGCACCATACGATTGGGATGTCAACCTGTACGATTCCAAAGCTAAGAGTCAAGCTTCATTCGATTACCAGAACGAATATGCCAACCTGATCCTGAAAAGCGGAGATCTGGAGGCTAACTGGAAAGAATGGGTGAACAGTAAAATGTCCCTGGTTCAACCTTATCTGGATGAGCTAAACGATAAATTCTAG
- the bglX gene encoding beta-glucosidase BglX gives MNNEQLLDLVRQMTLEEKTAQLLQLTANFYEGTNVEGQITGPMEEMGITEQSVDASGSILGLSGAQAIIDVQQAYMQKSRLGIPLLFMADVVHGFKTIFPIPLAIGCSWDTELAEKSAEIAARESAVSGLHVTFAPMVDLVRDPRWGRVMETTGEDPYLNSLFAAAFVRGYQGDSLKDEPDRLAACVKHFAAYGAAEGGRDYNTVDMSERNLREYYLPAYKAALDAGVEMVMTSFNTVDGIPASGNEKLMRGILRDEWGFDGVLISDWASIREMIAHGAAEDDREAAYRAIRAGVDMEMMTPCYVHHLPELIESGEVDEKLIDEAVLRILQLKEKLGLFDNPLRAADPEREREIVFSKEHRQVSYELATKSAVLLKNDESVLPLQPDANVALIGPFAQSPDILGWWSCEGVKEDAVKLGTALQERLTGGKVQFAQGSNVHTITAEQIAEALEVASKADLIVLALGEDSEMSGEGGSRTDIRLPAAQLELVKQLKATGKPIASVIFNGRPLDLHGVIDESDAVLEAWFPGSEGGAAIADVLTGVVNPSARLTMSFPQSVGQIPVYYNHFNTGRPLNPEKTEERYVSKYIDSPNEPLLPFGYGLSYTSFSYGDLEVSSNEMTTEESLRIQVRVTNTGERAGVETVQLYVRDVTGEVVRPMRELKGYVKLALAPGESGTATFTLNEEQLRYHHSDLSHRSDRGEFHILVGANSRDTQKKSFRLV, from the coding sequence ATGAATAACGAGCAGTTGCTAGATCTGGTAAGACAGATGACGTTGGAGGAAAAAACAGCTCAGCTTCTTCAGTTGACTGCCAACTTTTATGAAGGAACAAATGTGGAAGGTCAGATCACAGGGCCGATGGAAGAGATGGGAATTACGGAGCAGTCCGTAGATGCCAGTGGGTCCATTCTGGGGTTGTCCGGTGCGCAGGCCATCATTGATGTACAGCAAGCTTATATGCAAAAAAGCCGTTTGGGCATTCCGCTTTTGTTCATGGCTGACGTAGTTCATGGATTCAAAACCATTTTCCCGATTCCACTGGCGATCGGTTGTTCATGGGACACAGAACTGGCTGAGAAAAGTGCTGAAATTGCAGCACGTGAATCAGCTGTATCCGGTTTGCATGTTACCTTTGCACCTATGGTGGATCTGGTTCGTGACCCGCGCTGGGGTCGTGTGATGGAAACGACAGGAGAAGATCCTTATCTGAACAGTTTGTTCGCTGCTGCGTTTGTACGTGGATATCAGGGCGACAGCTTGAAGGATGAGCCAGATCGTCTTGCAGCCTGTGTTAAACACTTTGCGGCTTATGGAGCGGCTGAGGGTGGTCGGGATTACAATACGGTGGACATGTCTGAGCGTAACCTGCGTGAGTACTATTTGCCAGCGTACAAAGCAGCGTTGGATGCGGGCGTGGAAATGGTCATGACTTCGTTCAATACGGTTGACGGTATTCCGGCAAGTGGCAATGAGAAGTTAATGCGCGGTATTTTGCGTGACGAGTGGGGCTTTGATGGTGTGTTAATCTCGGATTGGGCTTCCATTCGCGAGATGATTGCGCATGGTGCTGCAGAAGATGATCGTGAAGCGGCATATCGTGCCATTCGCGCAGGAGTAGATATGGAGATGATGACACCTTGTTATGTGCATCATTTGCCTGAACTGATTGAGAGTGGTGAAGTGGATGAGAAGCTCATTGATGAAGCCGTTCTGCGAATTCTGCAACTGAAAGAAAAGCTGGGATTGTTCGATAACCCACTTCGTGCAGCTGATCCTGAACGTGAACGTGAGATTGTATTCTCCAAAGAGCACCGTCAGGTATCGTATGAACTGGCAACGAAATCAGCTGTCCTGTTGAAGAATGATGAGAGCGTGCTTCCACTTCAACCTGACGCTAATGTTGCCCTTATTGGTCCTTTTGCACAGAGTCCTGATATTTTGGGCTGGTGGTCCTGCGAAGGAGTTAAGGAAGATGCAGTTAAGTTGGGAACAGCTCTGCAAGAACGCCTGACGGGTGGGAAAGTTCAATTTGCTCAAGGCAGTAATGTTCATACGATTACAGCTGAGCAGATTGCCGAAGCCCTGGAAGTGGCAAGCAAAGCAGACCTGATTGTCCTTGCTCTTGGTGAAGACTCCGAGATGAGTGGAGAAGGTGGCTCGCGCACGGATATTCGTCTGCCAGCAGCCCAATTGGAATTGGTTAAACAGCTCAAAGCAACGGGAAAACCGATTGCCAGCGTTATTTTTAACGGCCGTCCATTGGATCTGCATGGTGTAATCGATGAATCGGATGCCGTTCTTGAAGCCTGGTTCCCGGGTAGTGAAGGCGGAGCCGCGATTGCAGATGTTCTGACAGGTGTAGTGAATCCATCCGCACGTCTGACGATGTCCTTCCCGCAGTCCGTAGGTCAGATTCCGGTCTATTACAACCATTTCAATACAGGTCGTCCACTGAACCCGGAGAAGACGGAAGAACGTTATGTCTCCAAATACATTGACAGCCCGAATGAACCTTTGCTTCCGTTCGGTTATGGTCTCTCATACACTTCGTTCTCTTATGGTGATCTTGAAGTGTCAAGTAATGAGATGACTACCGAAGAGTCCCTGCGCATTCAAGTACGTGTAACAAACACTGGTGAGCGCGCAGGCGTGGAGACCGTTCAGTTGTACGTTCGTGATGTAACGGGTGAAGTCGTTCGTCCTATGCGTGAGCTGAAAGGATATGTGAAGCTTGCACTGGCGCCAGGCGAGAGTGGTACAGCCACGTTTACGTTAAATGAAGAACAGCTTCGT